GTCTTGTTGGTTTTTCAAAACTTCCACAAAAAGTACATTGTTTTGGCATAGCATAGGTAACGTAGTGGGCTTTTTTAATTTATGTGCAAAATCCTTAATTTTTGTGCAGAAAGGAGTTTTTGTGCAAAGCCAGAAAAACGCAATCTTTATAAATCATTATATCAAAATGATACTTTAAATGTATCAAAATGATACAAAATGGACAGCTGGAAAGCTATTTTTCTTAGATTTTAATCTATATTTTCTATGCAAGAGGGCATTATGGGAAAGAGCGACTTGATACACATCAGGGTAGGGAAGGAGATGAAGAAGCAGATGCAGCATCTCATAGATATAGGCATGTTTTCTACTGAGGCTGAAATTGCCAGGGAGGGCATAAGGGCTTTGCTGATAAAATACCTGAAAGAGGCAGGCCTTGAAAGCGAAATCAAAGATAAGGGGAAGAATGCGAAGAAGAAATAAGAGCGGACTGCGAAAATACATAGGAAAAAATTTAGCTAAAGGCCATTCTATCGAGCACATCAAGGACATGCTGATAACCTATGGCTATGCTGAGAAAAGGGCGGATGCCATAATCGAGGATTATAAGCAGCATGAAAAGAGGAAAGGCAGGCTTATCTCAAATAACCTGCTGGCAGCAATCATCATATGCTTTATCGCGGTAAACTGCATAACTAATTACTTAATAATCTCAAGCCCTGTGGCTATCACGGGAAAGGCTTCTTTAGCCAGCGGAAAGGCCAAGATATGCGTAAATACACAGCCTGTTATCAATATTTCCAACTGCTCCCTGACAGCCCCTGCTGAAATAGAATATTATTGCGTGGTAAACGCTTCTGATTTGAACTGGCAGTATACGAGCATGAACCTGACTTTTTATGACAACGCGACACTGTTCGACATTTCAAAGCTGGATAATTTCAGCGCCGAGATCAATTTCACCCCTGCATATCCTGCTGATTTAGGGGGGTACGGCTATACGGAAAAGAACTATACAATAGAAATCAAGGCAGGAGACGGCTCAGGATGCAGCAATGAAAATGCTTCAGATATGCTGCAGCTGACCGTAGTGAAAAACTGCAATGTCAAGAGCCCGCCCCAGTTCAATAACCTGGGAAGCAGCTATGCTTTAGTCAGGGATGCCAGCTGGAACATGACTATAAATGCCACAGACGCTGATATGGAGGACAGCATCTCTTTCAGCCATGTGCTGTTGAAAAATTATTCATACAGCAAGTTAAACAGCCTTTTTGACCTTGACTCAAGCGGGGAGCTGAACATATCCCCTGATATAAGGCATATAGGATGGCATGCATTTAATATAACTGTTCAGGACAACAGCGGATGCCTTCTTGATACAACGCATAAGCCAGTGAATTTCAGCGTCGCTGCAAATAATTCTGTGCCTGCTTATTTGGGAGGGCTGCCTACAACACAATGGTACGAGGACCAGACACTGCATAATGCATTTGACCTGGATGGCTACTTCTCCGATGCAAACGGGGACTGCCTGAAATATGAAGTAAGAGAGTCCGCAAATATTTTCGTGAGCATAACCAATAATATCGATCCGAGAGCATACTGCTGGAAAGGCAATTATGACAGAAGACCACATTTAGTGACTTTCACGGCCACAGCAAACTGGTTCGGCAGGGAGATAGTATGCTTTAGGGCAAATGACACTATAAATGTTTCGGCATGGGCATGCGAGGAATTTGAAGTCCTGGCTGCTCCTGAGAACATACCTTTGCCTTCCGGCGGCGCAACCAGCCCGCCGAGCGGCGGGGGAGGAGCAATGGATATCAAGGTAAAGAGATGCGAAGAAAGGTGGTATTGCCATGCATGGGGAGAATGTACAGGAGGGTTCATGCACAGGAACTGCACTGATATGAATGAATGCGGCACATCGAAGTTTAAGCCGAATGAAACAACGAAATGCACTCTTATTGAGCACTGCTTTGACGGCATACAGAACCAGGGAGAGGAAGGCATAGACTGCGGGGGGGAATGCGATATCGAATGCGCCACATGCTATGATGCTGTCATGAACTGCCACAGTATGGAAAACGGGACAGAGCTTTGCGAGCAGGGCATAGACTGCGGCGGACCCTGCAGGGAATGCGCTGCTGAGGAATTAATTGAGGAAGAAATTACCGGAGAAATGCCTGCTCCTGATGAAATAAATTTGACTTTCTATATCGGAATCAGCTTATTGCTATTATTGCTGCTGCTCTTATTATGGCTGATCAGCAGGAAGAGAAAAGAGAAGAAAACAAAACAAAATAACGAACCCAGGGAAAAAAGCGGCAAAGCAGAGAGCAAGGAAGCTGAAAAAGTATTCGACATTAGCACAGCCGGAATAAAATTAGATATATTGCTTGCGAGAGCGGACAAGCTGAGCACTGAAAAGTCAATAAGGCAGCTAAGCAAGCTTATGAAGAAATGGCTGAGCAGCAAATATAAAATAGGCATGGATGCTACCTATGAGGAAATCAACTCCAGACTAAAGCCCAGGGATGCCAATCTCAGGAAATTCTTTGAAAACCTGAAGGATGTCGAATACAGCGGCAGGGAGCTGACTAAGAAAGAAGCCAGGGAGCTGATACAGGAAGCAGCAGCGATCATAAAGAAGAGAAGAAAGAAAAGAGCAAAAAAGACTGCCGCCACTGCTGCCCTGGTGATTGCGGCTATTACTCTTGGATTTATGCTTTTCAGCTTCAGGCCAGAAATTACAGGGCTGCTTATCGGCGAGCAGAGCAGCTTATTTGAGATAGGCAGAAACTTTACCCAGGATAGCGCTATTGGTCTTGATATAGGCAGTGTAGATTCCTTTGGGTTAAGCGGCAGGATAAGCAGGGATGCCGATGCCAGGATCTACCTGAACAATAGGAATAACTTAATCCTGGACAGCAGCCTGCTGCTGCCTGAAAGGGTAAAGACAGATAAGCTCATCGATTTCAACGGCAGCAGGCAGATAGACCTCAAGCTTGATTATAATCACGGCACGCAGTGGGATGCTGATGATGACGGCACAGCTGCATTGGATGGTGCAGTGGATCTGACTGTGAAAGACAGCCTGTTCAGCTATGATGCTGACTATGACAAGCTATGCACTCTGTGGAAGGTCAGCAACAGCGAAGGCAGTGAATATTTCTGCTATGGCAGTGCGGCATGCTGCAGCCTCCTTGAAATAGCCCCGGAAAGCAGCAGCTGGGATGACACATTTTACCTGACTTACGGCGCAGGAGCTGTGAAGGACAATATTGTCTCAGCCAAAATCATATATGCCAATTACAGCCTTGAGGTTGGGGATGCATATGCTGATATTATCGAGTCAGAGACAGAGAACATAAGCGTGAATTTCGGCTATTGGGTGGATTTTGAAAATATCTGCGCTGATACATGCTCACTCGATGATTATGATGCTGCGGAATTAATTATAGAAGTCAGCTCAGGCAGGGTTTATCTGGAAGAAGCGCGGTATGAAGAGCCTTACAGCATCCTGGAGAATAATGCACCTGAGTTCATCGATATTCCGGATATAGCGATTGATGCAGGTGAGGAATATGCTCTTGAGCTGTCTGAATATGCATCAGACAGGGATAATGATGTGCTGGAGTTTAAGGCCTACCAGCCGGATAATGTAAGGATAGCCATAGAGGGAAGCACCGCAAACTTTATCCCGGATAAAGGATTTACAGGGAAAGCTTATACTTATTTCACTGCGAATGACTCAAAGCAGGCAGCTGTTTCGGAATTGATTGAGATAATTGTAAGGGATGCTGAGGTAAGAGCAGTACAGGGCAGTGTAAGGGTGGGCAGGCCTGTGAAATGGACCAAGCAGATTAAGGAACCGAACAATACAATAAAGCTTGAGCATAACCCGATTAATGTGAGTGTCAGCAAAATAAGCGGAAACTCGAAGATAAGGGTGGAGAGCTCGAAGGTTAAGATTAGGCTGGGCGAAAAGCTGCAAAGTCTAGATGAATATACAGCAGGAAACAAGGCAGGCAAAGCAGGAGCAGGCAGGAGCAGGCTTATGGGAATTCAATCGATGGGGCTTGCGGCCGAAGAAGAGCAGCCTAATGAGACAGAGCTGGTCATAGAAGAGCAGGCAGAAGAGCTCGAAGTGGAGTATTATACCGAGGCTCCCATTGCTATTGAGAAAAACATAAGCGAAAACAGGAAAAGGGTAGTTGTGAGCTCCGATACAAGCTATACGGATATACTTGCTTTCACTGAAATCGACGACAAGCCAAGGGAAGCTATACGGCTTTATCATGTTACAGAGGGCGGCAGGGAGAGTGTTGATTTTGAATCATTTGACAGGAATGGCAATGGGTTGACAGACTACATAGAATGGACAGTTCCCCACCTATCAAACCAGACCTATGAGGTTGAAATTACTGTCCTTAATGTGCAGAGCTACCCAACCGTCGGCGGAAAATGGGAGGTAAGATTCGTCACAACAGGCAGGAGCAACCTGAGCATTGAAGCGTCCAACGGCACGACATACGGAAGCAGCCTTCCCGCTGACTTAGAGCCGCATGAGCTGAGATGTGCAGATGATGTGCTGGAATACAACTGGAGCGGCAGCTTAGTGAGATATGATGATTATGAGTGCAATTCCACCGGCTACTGGACTGTTACTGTGCTGACAGAGGGCAGGCATATCCAGAAATTTGTATTCGGCAACGCCACAGCCTATGCCAATAACATGGCAAGCGTGAATGATTCAGACACCAACCTTACCATATGGGACGATACTGATTTTGACAGCACGCTAAGGGCCACTGATATGATAATTTTTTATGCCAACTATACAAACATGAGCAAGGGAAAGACAGCCGACGGCACGTGCGAGATCCAGTTCAACTTTACAGGAAGCTGGCAGAACAAGACGAATATGACTTATAATGGGGCTGATGCGCCGTGGAATTATTCAAGGATAATTCCCTACAAGGGAACGACTTATTTCAATGTGAAGTGCATGAATAACAGCATGGCCACTCTTAATGCGACCGACAGCATAAGCATAATCAACACGAAGCCAATAATTGATGATGACGCAGGAAGGCTGGCGGATATAATTGTTTATGAAGATACCCCCCTTGCCTATAATTTCAGCAGGAATGTCTCGGACGTTGACCTTAATGATGTGCTTTCGTACGGCTATAAGATTCCCCACCCTTTCCCCAATGACGGGGTATTCTCTATGGATTACAATACAGGAGTTATTACTTTTGTTCCCGACACCAATGATGAAGCGGGGATGTATGACTTCCTAATCACTGCGGAAGACACAGAGGCATCAAGCTCAACAATACTTCCGGTAAATATAACCGCGGTCAACGACCAGCCGCAGATAACCAATCCCTCAGGCAATTTATTTCCGAATGCCACATCTGAGTCATATTATGAGTATGATATAAATGCAACTGATGAAGAAGATTCAGAGGGAGCAGGATTGACATATAACATAAGCATATATTCATGCCAGAGAGATAACGGCGACGGGATGTGCAATGCGCTTAACATAAGCTTTAACCGAACTACAGGGCTGATAAAGGGAACTCCCACTTCAAGCGACCCCGGCAATTACACCATAAATGTATCACTCACAGATTCGGGATTAGGGGGAATTGGCAATAAGACAGACACCAAGCTTGTCAACCTGACTGTAGTGGATGTCAATAATCCGCCGGTATTCACTTATGTATGCGATAATTCACGAAGCGCTGAGGAAGATACATTGTTCAGCTGCATCCTGAATGCCACAGACCCTGACGTAAGCGACGATTTGGATTTCAGCTCAAATTTATCCTGGTTTAACATAGAGAACAACGGGCTTAAGAACGCTACTGCCAATTTCACCCCGCTCAATATGCATGTTGGAAATTACAGCATAAGGATTACAGTTACAGACGGTGCGCTTTCGGATGAATCCATTATCGATTTTACAGTAAACAATACCAATGATGCGCCTTGGATTTACAATATATCCAACCAGACAGCAATTGTGGGGCTGCTTTACAACTATACAGTTAATGCCTATGATTATGACTTTTTGCAGCCTTATAACACCTTTACTGCGGGAAGTGAAGACCTGATATTCGGCATAAATAATACAATGCTCAGCATAACAAAGCTGAACGAGACAGCCGCTTACATGAATTTTACAGCGACTGAAAGCCGGAAAGGAAATTATGCCATCAGGCTGAATGTCACTGACCTGGAAAATGCTACTTACAACCTGACGTTTAACCTCACAATCAGGAATAACACTGCGCCCCGGTTTGAGTGGATATGCAACGGCTCGAGAGCCATACAGGAAGAAATCCTGACTGGATGCAGGGTGAATGCGACTGACCTTGAGGGTGACAATTTTACATTTAGTGTGAATGCGTCCGCGTCATGGTTTATGCTTAATTCGATTACGGGCAATGTTTCCATATTTGCCAATGACACTGAAGTTGGCAACCATTCATTAGAGTTTAATGCAACTGATGTGTGGGGATGGTCAAGCTCAGAGCTTATTACTAATTTCAGCGTAAATAACACACCGGAAGCCCCTTATTTCCACAGATTAGCCAACCTGACAGCAACCCAGGGAGTGCTATTCACCCTTAACCTGAGCGAGAATGTTTCGGACGAGGACATGAACAATTATATCGGCGATACGATATATTACTATGTGAATGACTCTCTTCCTTCGGGCAATTTTTCAATAAATGCGACTACAGGGCTGGTTAACTTTACCCCCTCTAATGCTGACGTGGGCATCTATGTGATTAATTTTACCCTTAATGACAGCTACGGCCTGAAATCGTCTATGGCTGTCAACTTTACGGTTCTTAATGTAAATGATGCTCCTGTCCTGGACTATGCATGTGATAATGAAAGGAGCGCAAGGGAGGATGTCTTGTTTAACTGCACGATAAATGCCACTGATGCAGACGGCGATTCCCTGACTTTTGATGCTAATCTGACATGGTTTAATATCACGAATATACCGCCTGCAGGGGCTATAGCCAATTTCACTCCTCTAAACGCGCATGTAGGCAACCATTCGATAAATATAAACGTAACAGACGGCATGGGGGGCAGCGACTACATAGTTATAAATTTCACAGTAAACAATACCAATGATGCGCCTTACTTCAGCCCGGCTATCCCTAACTTAAATGCTACGGAGGATTTTGCCTTTATCTACGACATAAATGCAACTGATGACGACCTTTCAACTCCTGCGGGAGACAGCCTGTTGTTCAGGTCGAACTCAACGCTGTTTACAGTGGATCCGTCTACAGGCATTATTAACTTTACGCCAAGCGCATTGCAGACAGGCAACTACTCAATCAGGCTTAACGTGACTGATTCACAAGGGGCTTATAATGAGACTGCTATCAACTTCACTGTGCTGGAATACAATGATTATCCTATACTTAATGCTATACCCAACTTTAATGTTGAGGAGGGAAATTATTTTTATTACGATGCCAATGCAACCGATGAAGAGGACGGAAATGACACCCTTGGAGTATTGAGGTACAGGTGGAACCATTCCGGAATATGGTTTGAGCTTAATGCGTCCTCGGGAGAGATTAATTTCACAGCCAATTCGAGCATGATAGGCATGCATACAATAAACATCTCAGTTAATGATTCACAGGGCAGGGAAGACTGGCAGCTCTTCAATATAACAGTGCGGGCATTGAATTTCAGGCCGAACATTACAGCTATAAGGCCTTATGGGCTGCCCAAATCAGCTTCAACTGTATTTGCCTTTGCCAACAGGACTGACTTCCCGGATAACCTTACTGCCATAACCCTTGATGAAAATACGAGCATCCTGTTCAACCACACAGCCACAGACGCAAATTTGGGGAATATTATGAACTCAAGCTGGTATAAGGACGGCAGCCTGGTATATTCCACAGTGAATAACTCATACACTTATACGCTGGGATTCCTTGAGGCGGGCAGCCATAACATCACATTGGTTGTTGATGACAACAGGGGCAAGAATGACAGCTTCAGGTGGAATGTCACTGTTAATAACGCCAACAGGAAGCCGATATTCGGCCTGGCAGGCCACAGCATTTACGGCGATATGCAGAATGATTTTGCGGGCACGGAATCAAATACCAACATGACCGGCGGGGGAATCATCCTGAAAAAATCAGGCGGCAACTATCTTTCGGGCGGGGAGTTTATTTCTGAAAGCTTCAATATAGGCTCTACTGTGACAAGCTTCTATAATTCAGTGGGCTTTTCCAATATAAGCTGGACAGCCAGCCTGCCTGCAGGAACCAATGCAACATTACAGACACAGACAAGCTCAAACGGGATAAGCTGGGGAAACTGGAGCAATGTAACACTGGGAAGGGATTATGTGAATCCTGCAGGCGAGCGCATAGCATCTGAGAACAGATCTTACATACGGTATAAGCTGATTTTAACAACTACTGACAACAGCGCCACCCCAAATGTTACAAGAGTGATGATAAGGCACATGCTGCCTGACCTCACCATAGACCAGGGCTCTACAACCCCTAACTGGGTTGACCTGGATGATTATTTTCATGACATAGATTCTGATGACAGCCTGAGCTTTACAGCTACAAATACGAGCCATGTAACCCTGTCAATTGACAATTCAACAAACTATGTGCAAATTACAGCGCCAAGCAGCTGGTTCGGAAGGGAAAGCGTAGTGTTTACTGCAAATGATTCTTATGATACAGAGAGAAGCAACAACATAACAATAATCGTGGAGCAGGCAGACAGCCAGCCTGCAGTGCAGTATGTATACATCTCGTCGACCAGCATGGTCATAAGAACGAGGATAAGGACTGTTGAGGAGCCGCAGTACCTTGAAGTCCTGGCGCCTGGCCATATTGCGGCTTTTGATGAGGAGACTGTTGTGGCCCCTATTGCACTTAAGAACAACGGAGAGGCTATGCTGAATGACCTGACATTGTCTGCAGAAGCGAATACAGACTTAGTTGACATATGGTTTGACAGGGTGAGCTATAGCAGCCTGGCGCCGGGCCAGGAAGAGGAAAGCAGCCTTTTCATCAAGTGGGAGGGCATGATAGGGGAGTTTGACATAATCGTAAATGCAAGCTCGAGAGACCCGGAATATTCAGATTCGGCTGTGATATCGGTTACCGGCCTATCAAGGGTTACGACCAACAGAAGCATACATGATGACCATATAGAGTTCGTGAGGGACTTGCTGGATAACAATCCCGAATGCCTTGAGCTGACCGAGCTGCTGGAAAGTGCACAGCGGTCTTTTGAAGCGGGCGACTACGGGGAGACGAAATCAAAGATAAACTTTGTCATCGAGGGCTGCAGGCACCTGATCACAGCCCAGCAAATCGAACAGCCTGCCCCAATAGAGCCTAGAGGGGAGGACCTTTTCAAGCTGATATCGGGAATATTATTAATGCTTCTTTTCATAGCGGTAATCATAATAGTGCTGCTTACATACAGGGAGAGAAGGCTTTAGTTTTTCTGCTTAAGGACAAATTCAATTTTTTCCTTTCGGAAGCCCATTTCCCTCAGCTCTCTCCTTATTTCTCCAGATTTTATGCCTGCGCCCATGGAAGCATTTACGTATCTTGCTATTTCCCTGCACTCGCTATCAAATTCTACAGGCGCTTTTTTTATCTGCTTCTTTACCTTGTCCTCTATCTTTCTCTTCCTTATTTCCTTTTTTTCTATGCTTCTCTTTGCCTTTTCAACTTTCTTTTTTATTCCCAACTGTATGCTGAACTGCTTTTTCTGCTTGTTATTCTTCAGGCAGTTTCGCGCTATCTGCCTGAGGGATTTTTTCAATTTATTGAGGGCTTTCCTGCCCGGCTTTCCCGGTCTGTATTCCAGCTTCTCGAAGCTTTCAGCCAATTCAATAATACGGAATTTTATCTTGTCATCAATCCTCTTCCTACGGATTATTTCCCTTATCTCTTCGAATGTATACTGGTATCTTACATTAAATTCCTGCTTCAGCAGTTCCTTGAAAATATCAGCCAACTCCCCGATTTTTTCATGCCTTGATATCCTGGCCAGAAAAGCATTCCTGCTTGTACGGCCTGGAGCCTTTTTTTTGCCCATTAACAAGCTATATGAAGCCCAGATATTTAAAGATAACTTTTTGATAGCTATTTTTTGACAGGAAATAAATTAGGCATAAAGGACGGAAATTCGGCAGATATTTTCGGCCATTGAGAAAAATATAAATACTATTAAATAAAGTATTTTAACCATGGGCAGAGTTAAGAGCAAAAAAAGAGGCAAAGTGAGTTCTAATGCTGCCAAGCCTGCTAAAAAGATGAGCAGGCTTGACCTGCTTAAGAGGAAGCTGGAGCTGGAGCAGGAGATGCTTGAGAAAGGCAAGAGCAGCAGCAAGGAGATGGAAGAGATCGACAGTGCATTAGAGGAAGACGCTGAAGCAGAAAAGAATGATGAAAAAGGGAAGGATAGCGGGGAAGAGCAGAAGAGAAACAAAAAAAAGCAGCGGGGTGCTGAAAAGGGATCTCAAGAGCAAATCGCTGCTGATAAAGACGCTGAGAAGGCGAAAGAGGTAAATGAGCTGGTAAATGCCAGCAGGGAGAGAGGCCAGCAGGCGGAAAAAGCTTTGCAGCAGGAAGGGGGATTACAGCAGAAGAGCCTAAAGAGAAGGATAGGGTCATACCAGGAGCTTTTCCAGAAAGTCAAGAGAGAAATCAATAAGATTGTTGTGGGCCAGGAACAGACTATCATGGGAATGTTCAGGGCGCTTGTGGCAGACGGCCATGTTTTGGTTGAGGGAGTGCCCGGCATAGCCAAGACCACTTTAATCAGGACATTAGCCAAGACTATCTCATGCTCCTATTCCAGGATACAGTTCACGCCCGATTTACTGCCGACAGACATCGTGGGAATAAGCACTTACCAGGAAGGAAGGGGATTTTATACATTAAAGGGGCCCATATTCAATAATTTTATACTTGCAGATGAGATCAACAGGGCCCCGCCGAAAGTGCAGTCTGCACTGCTGGAGGCGATGGCAGAGAAGCAGGCTACAATCTCGAAAGAGTCTTTTCCCATTCCGCTGCCTTTCTTCACAATGGCTACGCAAAACCCACTGGAGAGTGTCGGCACGTATTCACTTCCTGAAGCGCAGATTGACAGATTCTTATTCAAGATTTATATGTCGTATCCCTCTCTTGAGGAAGAGCAGCAGGTACTCAGGTCAAATATCTCTGAAAAGGCGATTGGAAGCTATGAAATAATACCTGTGCTCAATCCTGATATTGTGCTGCAGATCCAGGAGGACGTTAAGCAAATTTATGTTGACAAGAAAGTGGAGAAATATATAGTAAGAATAGTGGACGCCACAAGATATCCCAAGAAATACGGGGTAAGCTTAGGAAAATTTGTGGAGTACGGAAGTTCTCCGAGGGCTTCCATAGGCCTGTTCACTGCTGCGCGTGCGGATGCACTTCTTAACGGCCAGAACTATGTCACTCCCCATAATATAAAGACTGTAGCCTATGATGTCCTGAGGCACAGGATAATCCTGAGTTATGAGGGGCAGGCCGAGGGCGTAAAGACAGAGAAGGTGATAGAAGAAATACTGAAGAAAGTGCCCATACCATAGCTTTATAACAAATGAGGATTTATAGAGATTATGAAAGAGCTTAAAATTGACCTTCTTCCCCTGATCAACAAGCTTGATGCAGTGCTAAAGAGAGGATTTTCAAGGGAGTGGATAGCAGGCAGCTATAAGTCGGTTTACAGGGGGAAGGGAATGGAATTTGTCGGCTACAGGGAATATGT
This genomic window from Candidatus Woesearchaeota archaeon contains:
- a CDS encoding AAA domain-containing protein codes for the protein MGMFRALVADGHVLVEGVPGIAKTTLIRTLAKTISCSYSRIQFTPDLLPTDIVGISTYQEGRGFYTLKGPIFNNFILADEINRAPPKVQSALLEAMAEKQATISKESFPIPLPFFTMATQNPLESVGTYSLPEAQIDRFLFKIYMSYPSLEEEQQVLRSNISEKAIGSYEIIPVLNPDIVLQIQEDVKQIYVDKKVEKYIVRIVDATRYPKKYGVSLGKFVEYGSSPRASIGLFTAARADALLNGQNYVTPHNIKTVAYDVLRHRIILSYEGQAEGVKTEKVIEEILKKVPIP